Proteins from one Polynucleobacter wuianus genomic window:
- the hflK gene encoding FtsH protease activity modulator HflK codes for MMRKFLDLFSVNDPGWGNSHNNGSKDAKDGQENEQAPKVDPEQGQPKSPQINQPTNKPDGPPDLDELWRDFNDRIAGIFGGKKKPGANPGPAANKPNSSDIPPPSQRGNGGGNGGGPTGPSFNFTNPFSSKSGPLVAVGIFIFIWVCSGFFIIQEGQAGVVMTFGKYDYTAKPGINWRMPWPIQSDETVNLSGVRSVEVGRPVLIKATNQKDSSMLTEDENIIDVRFAVQYRLKDPTDYLFNNRDPDAAVVQAAETAVREIVARSKMDTVLYEGREKIGIDLANSIQKILDSYKTGIYVTSVTVQNVQPPEQVQAAFDDAVKAGQDQERLKSEGQAYANDIIPRAKGTAARLIQEAEGYKARVVATAEGDAARFKQIQPEYAKAPQVTRDRMYIDTMREMYNNVTKILVDTTKSNSLLYLPLDKIVAQVSAESAQAAGAQLNSGSAALTVTPTGSVTVGGATGVNNPAPSTSPAPTTPAGPSSANDRTIDKRDGLRSRDRDSR; via the coding sequence ATGATGCGTAAATTTTTAGACCTGTTTTCGGTCAATGACCCAGGTTGGGGCAATAGCCACAATAATGGATCAAAAGATGCTAAAGACGGGCAGGAGAATGAACAAGCTCCAAAAGTAGATCCGGAGCAGGGTCAGCCTAAGAGCCCACAAATAAACCAACCCACCAATAAGCCAGACGGTCCACCGGATTTGGATGAGCTGTGGCGTGATTTCAATGACAGAATCGCCGGTATCTTTGGTGGCAAGAAAAAGCCAGGAGCCAATCCTGGTCCTGCCGCAAACAAACCTAACAGCAGCGATATTCCGCCACCATCACAGCGTGGCAATGGTGGTGGTAACGGTGGTGGCCCTACTGGACCCAGCTTTAATTTCACAAATCCATTTAGTTCGAAGAGTGGCCCATTAGTTGCTGTTGGTATTTTTATCTTTATCTGGGTGTGTAGTGGTTTTTTCATTATTCAAGAAGGTCAAGCTGGAGTTGTAATGACCTTTGGTAAGTACGATTACACCGCTAAGCCTGGTATTAACTGGCGTATGCCGTGGCCGATTCAGTCAGATGAGACCGTTAATCTATCTGGCGTTCGCTCTGTCGAAGTAGGTCGCCCTGTATTGATTAAGGCGACTAATCAAAAAGACTCTTCGATGTTGACCGAAGATGAAAACATTATTGATGTGCGCTTTGCCGTGCAGTACCGCTTAAAAGATCCAACCGATTATTTATTTAATAATCGTGATCCTGATGCGGCAGTGGTGCAGGCTGCTGAAACAGCAGTGCGCGAGATTGTCGCTCGTAGCAAGATGGATACTGTGCTGTATGAGGGGCGCGAGAAGATTGGTATTGATCTCGCAAATTCTATTCAGAAGATTTTAGATAGCTATAAGACTGGCATCTATGTCACGAGTGTCACAGTGCAAAACGTACAGCCACCAGAACAGGTGCAAGCTGCGTTTGATGATGCGGTAAAAGCTGGTCAGGACCAAGAGCGCTTGAAGAGCGAAGGTCAAGCCTATGCGAATGACATCATTCCGCGCGCCAAGGGAACTGCAGCTCGCTTAATTCAGGAAGCGGAGGGCTACAAAGCCCGCGTAGTTGCTACTGCAGAGGGTGATGCCGCTCGCTTTAAGCAGATCCAGCCAGAATATGCCAAGGCACCACAAGTCACCCGTGATCGGATGTATATCGACACCATGCGTGAAATGTATAACAACGTGACCAAGATTTTGGTGGATACAACCAAGAGCAATAGCCTCTTATATTTACCTCTCGATAAGATCGTTGCGCAAGTGAGTGCTGAGAGTGCACAAGCTGCTGGCGCTCAACTCAATTCGGGTAGTGCAGCATTAACTGTGACGCCAACAGGTTCAGTTACCGTAGGTGGCGCAACTGGAGTGAATAATCCTGCGCCAAGCACTAGCCCTGCACCTACAACACCAGCAGGGCCAAGTAGCGCTAATGACAGAACAATAGATAAGCGCGATGGTTTGCGCAGTCGCGATCGGGATTCACGCTAA
- the hflC gene encoding protease modulator HflC, whose amino-acid sequence MNANRLIVAAIAFIALIYVLSSSIFVVDQRKFAVVFSFGQIVRVIEKPGLQIKYPAPFESVRFFDRRILTIDNPEAERFITAEKKNLLVDSYVKWRIVDPRKFFISFKGDERLAQDRLTQLVRSALNEEFTKRTVRELISDQREEVMQGIRKKVADDASDIGVEIVDVRLKRVDLLAEISDSVYRRMEAERKRVANELRSTGAAESDKIRANAERQRDTILAEAYRDAQKIKGAGDAKATALYAEAFGRDPQFAQFYQSLEAYRSSFKDKKDMMVIEPNGEFFKFLHKK is encoded by the coding sequence ATGAACGCTAATCGCCTGATTGTTGCAGCAATTGCATTTATTGCACTCATTTATGTGCTCTCTTCAAGTATCTTTGTGGTGGATCAGCGTAAGTTTGCTGTGGTCTTCTCATTTGGGCAGATCGTCCGCGTGATTGAGAAGCCGGGCCTACAGATTAAGTACCCAGCTCCATTTGAGAGCGTACGTTTTTTTGATCGCCGCATTCTCACAATCGACAATCCAGAGGCAGAGCGCTTTATTACTGCCGAGAAGAAGAATCTCTTGGTGGATTCTTATGTGAAGTGGCGTATTGTAGATCCTCGTAAATTCTTTATCAGCTTTAAAGGTGATGAGCGCTTGGCGCAAGATCGCTTGACGCAATTGGTGCGCTCTGCGTTAAACGAAGAGTTCACCAAACGCACTGTCCGTGAGTTAATTTCTGATCAGCGCGAAGAAGTCATGCAAGGCATTCGCAAGAAAGTGGCCGATGACGCATCTGATATTGGCGTGGAGATTGTCGACGTACGCCTAAAGCGCGTTGACTTACTTGCAGAGATCAGTGATTCCGTTTATCGCCGTATGGAAGCAGAGCGCAAGCGTGTAGCTAATGAATTACGTTCTACTGGCGCTGCTGAGTCTGACAAGATTCGCGCCAATGCCGAACGTCAGCGCGACACGATTTTGGCAGAAGCCTATCGTGATGCTCAAAAAATTAAGGGGGCAGGAGATGCGAAGGCTACTGCGCTCTATGCTGAAGCATTTGGACGTGATCCCCAGTTTGCTCAGTTCTACCAGAGCCTAGAGGCTTACCGTAGCTCTTTCAAGGACAAGAAAGACATGATGGTGATTGAGCCTAATGGTGAGTTCTTCAAGTTTCTGCACAAAAAATAA
- a CDS encoding ATP phosphoribosyltransferase regulatory subunit: MNRWLLPEDIADVLPAEARKVETLRRAILDLYQSYGYELVAPPILEFLDSLLTGTGSDLNLQTFKLVDQLSGRTLGLRADITPQVARIDAHLLNRAGVTRLCYAGSVAHARTPAGSSSREQLQLGAEIYGCANWEADFEAITLLLKTLELAGLKKVYLDLSHAGILTGILADQRLDKETIESLYGLLQSKDRPRLKQWSTCFPAKVADALLALTELNGPCAEVLVKAKKVLPQHAAIDQALADLDHIVTAVNANAGLELSIDLADLRGYQYHSGVMFAAYVDGLPQPIARGGRYDQVGQAFGRSRPATGSSLDLLTLASLSPLNVRKLAILAPWVQDASLEKVITELRTRGEVVIQVLAGEYVEAAEYECDRELVKQGNSWEVKKK, from the coding sequence ATGAATCGTTGGTTACTTCCTGAAGATATTGCAGACGTATTGCCGGCTGAGGCTCGCAAGGTGGAGACTTTACGTCGTGCCATTTTGGATCTCTATCAATCCTATGGCTATGAACTTGTTGCCCCTCCTATTTTAGAGTTCTTAGACTCATTACTGACCGGCACGGGTTCTGATCTCAATTTACAAACCTTCAAATTGGTGGATCAGTTATCAGGGCGTACCTTAGGTTTGCGTGCAGACATTACACCTCAAGTGGCTCGTATTGATGCGCACTTACTGAATCGTGCTGGTGTGACTCGTCTTTGCTATGCTGGCTCTGTGGCACACGCGCGCACACCAGCTGGTAGCTCATCACGTGAGCAATTGCAATTAGGTGCAGAGATCTATGGCTGTGCCAATTGGGAGGCTGACTTTGAGGCCATTACTTTATTGCTCAAGACCTTGGAGTTAGCAGGCCTCAAAAAGGTTTACCTGGATTTGTCACACGCTGGCATCTTGACGGGTATTTTGGCTGACCAAAGGCTAGATAAAGAAACCATCGAATCTTTGTATGGCCTATTGCAAAGCAAAGATCGCCCGCGTTTAAAGCAGTGGTCTACTTGTTTTCCGGCCAAAGTTGCTGATGCATTGCTGGCCTTAACTGAACTGAATGGCCCTTGTGCTGAAGTATTAGTTAAGGCAAAGAAAGTATTACCTCAGCATGCTGCAATTGATCAAGCCTTAGCTGACTTGGATCATATTGTGACTGCTGTAAATGCGAATGCTGGACTAGAACTCAGCATTGACTTGGCTGATCTACGTGGCTATCAATATCACAGCGGTGTGATGTTTGCTGCCTATGTCGATGGCTTGCCACAGCCGATTGCGAGAGGTGGACGCTATGACCAAGTAGGTCAGGCTTTTGGTCGTTCACGCCCAGCAACTGGCTCCTCATTAGATTTGCTGACTTTAGCTAGCCTGTCACCTTTAAATGTTCGTAAGCTCGCTATTTTGGCGCCTTGGGTCCAGGATGCATCATTAGAAAAAGTGATTACTGAGTTGCGTACTCGTGGCGAAGTGGTGATTCAGGTACTCGCTGGCGAGTATGTAGAAGCAGCCGAATATGAATGTGATCGAGAGTTGGTAAAGCAGGGCAACTCTTGGGAAGTAAAGAAGAAGTAA